A part of Neoarius graeffei isolate fNeoGra1 chromosome 8, fNeoGra1.pri, whole genome shotgun sequence genomic DNA contains:
- the bpgm gene encoding bisphosphoglycerate mutase isoform X1, which yields MLKHKLFLLRHGEGAWNKENRFCSWVDQKLSENGVLEAQECGQMLKQHGYKFDRVFTSILSRSIQTAWLVLEAMGQEWVPITKSWRLNERHYGTLIGLNRAEMALKHGEEQVKLWRRGYDITPPPINESHPYFAEIYNDRRYNTCDVPKEELPKTESLKEVLDRLLPYWNDVIVPEIKSCRTVLISAHGNSCRALLKHLEGISDTDIADVTLPTGVPVLLELDENLRPVKPRELLGDQAKIQAAIKKVEDQGKVAGGNK from the exons ATGTTGAAGCACAAACTCTTCCTGCTGCGGCATGGCGAAGGAGCGTGGAACAAAGAGAACCGCTTCTGCAGCTGGGTTGACCAGAAACTGAGTGAGAATGGAGTCCTAGAGGCTCAGGAGTGCGGCCAGATGCTGAAGCAGCACGGCTACAAGTTTGACCGTGTTTTCACCTCGATCCTCAGCCGCTCCATTCAGACAGCGTGGCTCGTGCTGGAGGCCATGGGCCAAGAGTGGGTGCCCATCACAAAGTCATGGCGGCTGAACGAACGCCACTACGGCACTCTGATTGGCCTGAACCGGGCTGAGATGGCACTGAAACATGGTGAGGAGCAGGTAAAGCTGTGGAGGCGGGGTTATGACATCACTCCACCCCCCATCAATGAGTCCCATCCCTACTTTGCGGAGATCTACAATGACCGGCGGTACAACACATGTGACGTGCCCAAAGAGGAGTTGCCCAAAACAGAGAGCCTGAAGGAGGTGCTGGACAGACTCCTGCCTTACTGGAATGATGTCATCGTTCCTGAAATTAAGAGTTGCCGAACTGTCCTCATTTCAGCTCATGGAAACAGCTGCAGAGCATTGCTCAAGCATCTAGAAG GTATATCTGATACCGACATTGCGGATGTTACTCTACCCACCGGAGTACCAGTTCTGCTGGAGCTGGATGAAAATCTCCGGCCAGTGAAGCCTCGAGAGCTGCTGGGAGATCAGGCCAAGATTCAGGCAGCCATCAAAAAGGTGGAGGATCAGGGAAAAGTTGCTgggggaaataaataa
- the bpgm gene encoding bisphosphoglycerate mutase isoform X2, with protein MLKHKLFLLRHGEGAWNKENRFCSWVDQKLSENGVLEAQECGQMLKQHGYKFDRVFTSILSRSIQTAWLVLEAMGQEWVPITKSWRLNERHYGTLIGLNRAEMALKHGEEQVKLWRRGYDITPPPINESHPYFAEIYNDRRYNTCDVPKEELPKTESLKEVLDRLLPYWNDVIVPEIKSCRTVLISAHGNSCRALLKHLEGISDTDIADVTLPTGVPVLLELDENLRPVKPRELLGDQAKIQAAIKKKAFPAH; from the exons ATGTTGAAGCACAAACTCTTCCTGCTGCGGCATGGCGAAGGAGCGTGGAACAAAGAGAACCGCTTCTGCAGCTGGGTTGACCAGAAACTGAGTGAGAATGGAGTCCTAGAGGCTCAGGAGTGCGGCCAGATGCTGAAGCAGCACGGCTACAAGTTTGACCGTGTTTTCACCTCGATCCTCAGCCGCTCCATTCAGACAGCGTGGCTCGTGCTGGAGGCCATGGGCCAAGAGTGGGTGCCCATCACAAAGTCATGGCGGCTGAACGAACGCCACTACGGCACTCTGATTGGCCTGAACCGGGCTGAGATGGCACTGAAACATGGTGAGGAGCAGGTAAAGCTGTGGAGGCGGGGTTATGACATCACTCCACCCCCCATCAATGAGTCCCATCCCTACTTTGCGGAGATCTACAATGACCGGCGGTACAACACATGTGACGTGCCCAAAGAGGAGTTGCCCAAAACAGAGAGCCTGAAGGAGGTGCTGGACAGACTCCTGCCTTACTGGAATGATGTCATCGTTCCTGAAATTAAGAGTTGCCGAACTGTCCTCATTTCAGCTCATGGAAACAGCTGCAGAGCATTGCTCAAGCATCTAGAAG GTATATCTGATACCGACATTGCGGATGTTACTCTACCCACCGGAGTACCAGTTCTGCTGGAGCTGGATGAAAATCTCCGGCCAGTGAAGCCTCGAGAGCTGCTGGGAGATCAGGCCAAGATTCAGGCAGCCATCAAAAAG